The following are encoded together in the Flavobacteriales bacterium genome:
- a CDS encoding GNAT family N-acetyltransferase, giving the protein MNQVATFLETERLRLRPLRADDLELFVDLDSDPEVMRYLTGGAPQSREHYEKRVPELLLYMSENPGLGLWPTYLKDTNEFIGWYILKHLPDNGEVEVGFRIKKKFWSKGYSTEAGKALIKHGFETVGLEKIAAIVDPENLASQAVIKKIGLKQKGTGVWYGVECLYFELNLSSL; this is encoded by the coding sequence ATGAACCAAGTAGCTACATTTCTCGAAACCGAACGGCTTAGACTAAGACCACTCAGAGCCGATGACCTCGAACTTTTTGTGGATCTTGATAGCGACCCCGAAGTAATGCGCTACCTGACAGGAGGTGCGCCACAATCGCGCGAGCATTATGAGAAGCGCGTACCCGAATTGCTGCTTTACATGTCCGAAAATCCTGGCCTCGGGCTTTGGCCCACCTATCTCAAAGACACGAATGAATTCATTGGTTGGTACATCTTAAAGCATTTGCCCGATAATGGCGAAGTGGAGGTCGGTTTCCGCATCAAGAAGAAATTCTGGAGCAAAGGCTATTCCACCGAAGCAGGAAAGGCACTCATCAAACACGGTTTCGAAACGGTCGGACTGGAGAAGATAGCCGCCATCGTTGACCCCGAAAATCTGGCTTCACAAGCGGTGATCAAGAAGATCGGCCTGAAGCAGAAAGGAACAGGCGTTTGGTATGGGGTGGAGTGTCTTTATTTTGAGTTGAACCTCTCCTCTCTTTAG
- a CDS encoding fatty acid desaturase, giving the protein MRHVAEIPFTDPVFVPKETSSFTRFMMKFIRDERDIVFIHLIIKILLVIIPIAAYLYIPGRFSWWIAPIYLGINWAFFTPPYILMLHCTSHRPLFKRDYDWMNKIIPWFLGPFFGETPETYFGHHMGMHHPENNLREDLSSTIEYQRDSFGDFMKYFLRFFTLGMVDLTNYFTRKKRFKLRKNTVLGELAWYLFVIGMSFFNWQATLVVFIIPFVFTRFAMMAGNWGQHAFVDADAPANCYRNSITCIEVAYNKQCFNDGYHIIHHIKPAMHYTDMAKEFRDNLDSYVKEKAIVFEGIDFFMVWFFAMTHNYKALAKHFVRLDDSFKSDEEVIAFLKTRLKRLPEEKLV; this is encoded by the coding sequence TTGAGACACGTAGCCGAAATACCTTTTACTGATCCGGTGTTTGTTCCGAAGGAAACAAGCAGTTTCACTCGGTTCATGATGAAATTCATCCGCGATGAGCGCGACATTGTTTTCATCCATCTCATCATCAAGATCCTGTTGGTGATCATACCGATTGCCGCCTACCTCTACATTCCGGGCAGATTCAGTTGGTGGATCGCACCTATTTATCTGGGAATCAATTGGGCGTTTTTCACACCACCTTACATTCTCATGCTGCATTGCACCAGTCACCGACCGCTTTTTAAGCGCGATTATGACTGGATGAACAAGATCATTCCATGGTTTCTAGGACCGTTTTTCGGAGAAACGCCCGAAACCTATTTCGGGCATCACATGGGCATGCACCATCCTGAGAATAACCTGCGCGAAGACCTGAGCAGCACCATCGAGTATCAGCGCGATAGCTTTGGCGATTTCATGAAGTATTTCCTACGCTTCTTCACCTTGGGAATGGTGGATCTGACCAATTATTTCACGCGGAAAAAACGATTCAAGTTGCGCAAGAACACCGTTCTAGGCGAGTTGGCCTGGTATCTTTTTGTAATCGGAATGAGCTTTTTTAACTGGCAGGCTACTCTGGTAGTGTTCATCATTCCGTTCGTTTTTACTCGCTTCGCGATGATGGCCGGAAACTGGGGACAGCACGCTTTTGTAGATGCTGATGCGCCCGCCAATTGCTATCGCAACAGCATTACCTGCATCGAGGTTGCCTACAACAAGCAGTGTTTTAACGATGGTTACCACATCATCCATCACATCAAACCCGCCATGCACTACACGGATATGGCCAAGGAATTCCGCGATAACTTGGACTCTTACGTGAAGGAAAAAGCCATTGTGTTCGAAGGCATCGACTTCTTTATGGTCTGGTTTTTTGCCATGACACACAATTACAAAGCACTCGCCAAACACTTCGTGCGCTTGGATGATTCCTTCAAATCGGATGAAGAAGTGATTGCGTTCCTTAAAACCAGATTGAAAAGGCTGCCTGAGGAAAAGTTGGTTTGA
- a CDS encoding MMPL family transporter has product MWQTIARIILRNRVAFLVAIGLITVVMGYMATSVKIRYDFAALLPATDSTLINYKAFKQKFGEDGDVLIIGIEQEQLFRKDIYDAWYDLGEEIRQLEGIDQVISAARCYHLVRNDSLKRFDFKLLSEGKPSTQSELDSIKAEIIKLKFYDKLMWNEESHISVMAITMNAKVLDSKKRVALTDKVVKAGKKYEKALGTNLRYSGMPYIRSLLAKIVASEMLLFILYAALVTALIMFIFFRSFKVVMVAMLVVGIGAIWSIGLVSVFGFQLSILTGLVPPLIIVIGVANCIFLLNKYHTEYRLHGNKIKGLSRVVQKVGKATLLTNATTAAGFATFTVVESSVMREFGVVASISIMLIFVLSLLIVPIVFSFLKEPKARHVKHLDRKYSQTFISKVVEIVLSYRTRVYWFFGTVVTIGIYGITLITSNGNIVDDFPKDSPVLTDLAFFEKHFNGVMPFEVEIDALKPDKALSPATLKRIDEMQDVISAYPQFSRAVSMAEVVKSLKQAYYGGMPSKYSLPNGSERSFILSYADNNGGNVSGNDLLASFIDSAKQVTRVSFQMKDVGTDEMDRLLAEIRPRVDSIFDPEKYRTVLTGTSVVYLRGTDYLVKNLFISLGIAVVLIALLMAYMFKSWKMVVVSLIPNIIPLIITGALMGFLEITIKPSTILVFSIAFGISVDDTIHFLAKYRQELEVNNWKIKRSVILALHEVGLSMAYTSIVLFFGFSIFNMSTFGGTKALGMLVSITLLVAMFSNLILLPSLLLTLERSLTTKDFKNADQNPIGPTDEDSVPKTLDVKNHPA; this is encoded by the coding sequence ATGTGGCAGACCATTGCTCGCATCATTCTTAGAAACCGTGTTGCTTTTTTGGTAGCGATAGGACTGATCACGGTAGTGATGGGCTACATGGCCACTTCCGTGAAGATCCGCTACGATTTTGCTGCGCTGCTGCCTGCCACAGATAGCACCTTGATCAATTACAAAGCCTTCAAACAGAAGTTCGGAGAGGATGGCGATGTGCTCATTATCGGTATTGAACAAGAGCAGCTTTTCAGAAAAGATATTTATGATGCCTGGTATGATCTGGGTGAAGAAATCCGCCAATTGGAGGGAATTGACCAGGTGATATCCGCAGCCAGATGTTATCATTTGGTTAGGAATGACAGTTTGAAAAGGTTCGATTTTAAACTGCTGAGTGAAGGGAAACCGAGCACGCAGTCCGAACTGGATTCCATCAAGGCGGAGATCATCAAGCTTAAATTCTACGACAAGTTGATGTGGAATGAGGAATCGCACATTTCGGTGATGGCGATAACCATGAACGCCAAGGTGCTGGACAGCAAGAAGCGTGTGGCACTTACGGACAAGGTCGTAAAAGCAGGAAAGAAATATGAAAAGGCGCTGGGCACGAATCTGCGCTATTCGGGCATGCCGTACATCCGCAGTCTGTTGGCCAAAATAGTGGCCAGCGAGATGCTGCTGTTCATCCTTTACGCAGCATTGGTAACAGCACTTATCATGTTCATCTTTTTCCGCTCGTTCAAAGTGGTGATGGTGGCCATGTTGGTGGTTGGAATCGGTGCCATTTGGTCCATCGGATTGGTGTCAGTCTTCGGTTTCCAACTATCAATCCTTACTGGCCTCGTGCCTCCCCTCATCATTGTGATCGGTGTGGCGAACTGCATCTTCCTGCTGAACAAGTATCATACAGAATACCGCTTGCACGGCAACAAGATCAAAGGGCTTTCGCGCGTGGTGCAAAAGGTGGGCAAAGCCACGCTTTTAACGAATGCTACCACGGCCGCAGGCTTCGCCACTTTCACAGTAGTAGAAAGCTCTGTAATGCGCGAATTCGGAGTGGTTGCATCCATTTCCATCATGCTCATTTTTGTTCTTTCTCTACTGATAGTTCCAATCGTGTTCAGCTTTTTGAAAGAACCGAAAGCGCGTCACGTAAAACATCTCGACCGCAAGTATTCTCAAACCTTCATCTCAAAAGTGGTAGAGATCGTTCTCTCCTATCGAACACGTGTTTACTGGTTTTTCGGAACAGTTGTGACAATTGGTATTTACGGCATCACGCTCATCACATCCAACGGAAATATTGTGGATGATTTTCCGAAAGACAGCCCAGTACTTACAGATCTCGCATTTTTTGAAAAACACTTCAATGGCGTTATGCCGTTTGAAGTGGAAATAGATGCGCTTAAACCAGACAAGGCGCTTTCTCCAGCTACACTGAAGCGAATTGACGAGATGCAGGATGTCATTTCTGCCTATCCACAATTTTCGCGTGCGGTAAGTATGGCCGAAGTGGTGAAATCACTTAAGCAGGCCTATTACGGAGGAATGCCCTCTAAATACAGTTTACCAAATGGAAGTGAGCGCAGTTTCATCCTATCGTATGCAGATAACAATGGCGGAAACGTGAGTGGTAACGACCTGCTGGCCAGTTTCATTGATAGCGCCAAACAGGTTACGCGTGTGAGTTTTCAGATGAAGGACGTAGGAACAGATGAAATGGACCGACTGTTGGCAGAAATCCGACCAAGAGTGGATAGCATTTTTGACCCGGAAAAGTATCGAACCGTACTTACAGGAACCTCCGTTGTTTACCTGCGTGGAACAGATTACCTGGTAAAAAACCTGTTTATCAGCTTAGGAATTGCTGTTGTGCTCATTGCGCTGCTGATGGCATACATGTTCAAATCGTGGAAAATGGTGGTTGTTTCACTTATTCCCAACATCATTCCGCTGATCATCACCGGTGCGTTGATGGGATTTTTGGAGATCACCATCAAGCCTTCTACCATTCTTGTATTCAGCATTGCCTTCGGTATTTCGGTTGATGATACCATCCATTTCTTGGCCAAATACCGACAGGAATTGGAAGTGAACAATTGGAAGATAAAACGAAGTGTGATTCTAGCACTTCACGAGGTCGGATTGAGCATGGCTTACACTTCCATCGTGCTGTTCTTCGGATTCTCGATCTTCAACATGAGCACATTTGGTGGAACCAAAGCGCTAGGGATGTTGGTTTCAATCACGCTGTTAGTGGCAATGTTCTCCAATTTGATCTTGCTACCGTCCCTATTACTTACATTAGAGCGTTCATTAACGACCAAAGACTTTAAAAACGCAGACCAAAATCCGATTGGTCCGACTGACGAAGATTCAGTCCCAAAAACACTAGACGTTAAAAATCATCCTGCATGA
- the rfbA gene encoding glucose-1-phosphate thymidylyltransferase RfbA produces MKGIILAGGSGTRLHPLTLAVSKQLMPVYNKPMVYYPLSVLMLAGIREILIISTPHDLPHFERLFGTGEQIGCKFSYKVQEIPNGLAQAFVLGEEFIGDDKVALVLGDNIFYGHGLEQLLKSNNDPEGGVVYAYHVSDPERYGVVEFDAEMNAISIEEKPTQPKSNYAVPGLYFYDNTVVEVAKNLKPSARGEYEITDINKYYLKEGKLKVGLLGRGTAWLDTGTFASLMQAGQYVQTIEERQGLAIGCIEEIAYRQKFITADQLRKIAEPLVKSGYGEYLMKLLK; encoded by the coding sequence ATGAAAGGTATTATTCTGGCCGGTGGCTCCGGCACGAGGCTGCATCCACTTACACTTGCCGTGAGCAAGCAGTTGATGCCTGTGTACAACAAGCCGATGGTGTATTATCCGTTGAGTGTGTTGATGCTAGCTGGTATCCGGGAAATTCTCATCATCAGCACGCCTCACGATCTTCCACATTTTGAGCGTTTGTTCGGAACTGGAGAACAGATAGGCTGTAAATTCTCTTATAAGGTTCAGGAAATTCCGAACGGACTGGCGCAGGCATTTGTGCTAGGCGAAGAATTCATTGGAGACGATAAGGTGGCGCTGGTTTTGGGCGACAATATTTTCTACGGTCACGGATTGGAGCAGCTTCTGAAATCGAACAATGATCCCGAAGGTGGTGTGGTTTACGCCTATCACGTAAGCGACCCTGAAAGATACGGTGTGGTTGAGTTCGATGCCGAAATGAACGCCATTTCTATCGAGGAAAAACCGACTCAGCCAAAATCGAACTATGCGGTTCCAGGGCTTTATTTCTACGACAATACGGTGGTTGAAGTGGCCAAGAACCTGAAGCCAAGTGCAAGAGGTGAGTATGAAATTACCGACATCAACAAGTATTACCTGAAGGAAGGAAAACTGAAGGTCGGTCTTTTGGGACGCGGAACAGCTTGGTTGGATACCGGCACATTTGCCTCTTTGATGCAAGCAGGCCAGTACGTGCAAACGATAGAGGAAAGACAAGGATTGGCCATCGGCTGCATCGAAGAAATAGCATATCGCCAAAAATTCATCACTGCCGATCAATTGAGAAAAATAGCCGAACCGTTGGTGAAAAGCGGCTACGGAGAATACCTTATGAAACTGCTGAAATAA
- a CDS encoding NAD-dependent epimerase/dehydratase family protein, producing the protein MKYPAQIKNKILVTGGAGFVGSAMAEKLSQNPDNYVVIVDSLLTGSIKKIPESDHNNIRFIKCDVNDFKDISSVFYAYTFDYVFHYAAVVGVKRTLQNPVMVLNDITGINNILSLSKNTGVKRVYYSSSSEVYGEPVEFPQNEETTPLNSRLPYAIVKNVGEAYLKSYQREYGLEYTIFRFFNTYGPKQSKEFVISRFLSLALQNQDITIYGDGSQTRTFCYINDNIDACVSAFYNDLYVNDVVNIGGNVEMPILELAKVVIRVTGSESKVIHLPALEEGDMTRRLPDTSKMQELLKRDVTPFEEGLKHVIQQGQFISLIK; encoded by the coding sequence ATGAAGTATCCAGCACAGATAAAGAATAAGATCCTGGTGACCGGTGGTGCCGGTTTCGTTGGTAGTGCCATGGCCGAAAAGCTATCGCAGAACCCAGACAATTATGTGGTGATCGTTGACAGTTTGCTGACAGGTTCAATCAAAAAAATTCCAGAATCGGACCACAACAACATCCGTTTCATCAAGTGCGATGTGAACGATTTCAAAGACATTTCGAGCGTGTTCTATGCCTATACTTTCGATTACGTATTCCATTACGCAGCCGTTGTTGGGGTGAAACGCACCTTGCAAAACCCAGTGATGGTTTTGAACGATATCACTGGTATCAACAACATTCTTTCTTTGAGTAAAAACACAGGCGTAAAACGCGTGTATTACTCCAGTTCATCGGAAGTTTATGGCGAACCTGTTGAGTTTCCACAGAATGAGGAAACCACTCCATTGAACTCACGATTGCCGTACGCGATTGTAAAGAATGTGGGTGAAGCATACCTTAAATCGTATCAGCGAGAGTATGGATTGGAATACACCATTTTCCGATTCTTCAACACCTATGGACCAAAACAGAGCAAGGAATTCGTGATCTCAAGATTTCTGTCTTTGGCTCTTCAAAATCAAGACATTACGATTTACGGAGATGGTTCGCAGACCAGAACTTTCTGCTACATCAATGATAATATTGATGCCTGTGTGTCTGCATTTTACAACGATCTGTATGTGAATGATGTGGTCAACATCGGTGGAAACGTGGAGATGCCGATTCTTGAACTGGCCAAAGTGGTCATCCGTGTTACCGGTTCAGAATCGAAGGTTATTCACCTTCCTGCTTTGGAAGAAGGCGATATGACACGCAGATTGCCTGACACAAGCAAAATGCAAGAACTTCTAAAACGGGACGTGACCCCATTTGAAGAAGGTCTGAAACACGTTATCCAGCAAGGTCAGTTCATTTCGCTGATCAAATAA